In one window of Verrucomicrobiota bacterium DNA:
- a CDS encoding DUF1501 domain-containing protein, with amino-acid sequence MKPRPVASLSRRDALQRAASGFGWLAASALLADKSAAQSAIRGPQAAIPANPLAARPPQFPVRARRVIFLFMKGGPSHVDTFDYKPLLQRDDRKPLPFAKPRVTFAKTENLLASPWKFEKRGQSGIETSDLFPHVAQCVDDMCFINSLHGTNPAHGGACLKLHTGSDNFVRPSMGAWVAYGLGTENQNLPAFITICPTLAHGGLNNWGSAFLPAPFQGTPIGNASVPSDQAAVRYMKNDAMPRDLQRAQLDFLNEINREHLRRSADAAALEGRIASFELAFRMQNEMPGAQDISGESPAVKQLYGLDDPVTAPFGRQCLMARRFAERGVRFIQVSHSDGDVQWDQHGNLRKGHTKNAAEVDKPIAGLLKDLKSRGLLDDTLVMWGGEFGRTPTSQGTAYDGRDHSPEGFTMWLAGGGVKPGIRHGATDDYGYYAQVNKVHIHDLHATLLALLGLDHERLTFRHAGRDFRLTDVHGHVVKEIFA; translated from the coding sequence ATGAAACCGCGCCCCGTCGCATCCCTCTCCCGCCGCGACGCGCTCCAGCGCGCGGCGTCGGGCTTCGGCTGGCTCGCGGCTTCGGCGCTGCTCGCGGACAAGAGCGCGGCCCAATCCGCAATTCGCGGTCCGCAAGCCGCAATTCCCGCCAACCCGCTCGCCGCGCGGCCGCCGCAATTCCCGGTGCGCGCCCGGCGCGTCATCTTCCTTTTCATGAAGGGCGGGCCGTCGCACGTGGACACATTCGACTACAAGCCGCTGCTCCAGCGTGACGACCGCAAGCCGCTGCCGTTCGCCAAGCCGCGCGTCACGTTCGCCAAGACCGAAAACCTCCTCGCGTCGCCGTGGAAGTTTGAGAAGCGCGGCCAGAGCGGCATCGAGACCAGCGATCTCTTCCCGCACGTCGCGCAGTGCGTGGACGACATGTGCTTCATCAACTCACTCCACGGCACGAACCCGGCGCACGGCGGCGCGTGCCTGAAGCTCCACACGGGCAGCGACAACTTCGTGCGCCCGAGCATGGGCGCGTGGGTCGCCTACGGGCTCGGCACGGAGAACCAGAACCTGCCCGCGTTCATCACCATCTGCCCGACACTCGCGCACGGCGGGCTCAACAACTGGGGCTCGGCGTTCCTGCCCGCGCCGTTCCAGGGCACGCCCATCGGCAACGCGAGCGTGCCGTCCGACCAGGCCGCCGTGCGCTACATGAAGAACGACGCGATGCCGCGCGACCTTCAGCGCGCGCAACTCGACTTCCTCAACGAGATCAACCGCGAGCACCTCCGCCGCTCGGCCGACGCCGCGGCGCTCGAAGGTCGAATCGCATCGTTCGAGCTCGCGTTCCGGATGCAAAACGAAATGCCCGGCGCGCAGGACATTTCCGGCGAAAGCCCGGCGGTGAAGCAACTCTACGGCCTCGACGACCCGGTCACGGCGCCGTTCGGCCGGCAGTGCCTCATGGCGCGGCGGTTTGCGGAGCGCGGCGTCCGGTTCATCCAGGTGTCGCACAGCGACGGCGACGTGCAGTGGGACCAGCACGGCAACTTGCGCAAGGGCCACACGAAAAACGCCGCCGAGGTGGACAAGCCCATTGCCGGGCTGTTGAAGGACTTGAAGTCCCGCGGCCTGCTCGACGACACGCTCGTGATGTGGGGCGGCGAGTTTGGCCGAACGCCGACTTCGCAGGGCACGGCTTATGACGGGCGCGACCACAGTCCGGAAGGATTCACCATGTGGCTCGCCGGCGGCGGCGTGAAGCCCGGCATCCGCCACGGAGCGACGGACGACTACGGCTACTACGCACAGGTGAACAAGGTCCACATCCACGACCTGCACGCGACGCTGCTCGCGCTGCTCGGGCTCGACCACGAACGGCTCACCTTCCGCCACGCCGGCCGCGATTTCCGCCTCACGGACGTGCACGGACACGTCGTGAAAGAAATCTTTGCCTGA
- a CDS encoding aminotransferase class V-fold PLP-dependent enzyme, translating to MFTAESRRRDFPSLGGMAYLNTAAECIPPVCVREALETYWADKSLGMRGREAHYATLESARHVAGKFLGLSPGEVGFCSSSSEAYNLLATALDLKSGDEVVVSDLDFPSGATPWLASSSGCKTRLWRSREGALLADDLVSLLNERTRLVQVSLVSFYNGFRLEWEPFHGAVRSLAPNAVLSVDLTQALGRIVLDCPGADIAIASSYKWTLGIHGGCIIGVPQDRAGRLTTRAGGWYHLANAFDTDRFERAVPKPGAASFMVGMPSFPAVYALNASLHYLDSIGVVNVAHHADPLVQHMHNGLRELRLKPMAPHNPAASSGIVAFRHPHTAEMHKALEAADIHVMHQAGRMRIALHGYNTHGDVRRCLDVLARELDKSP from the coding sequence ATGTTCACCGCAGAAAGCCGGCGGCGTGATTTCCCGTCCCTCGGTGGCATGGCCTACCTCAACACCGCGGCGGAGTGCATCCCGCCGGTGTGCGTGCGCGAGGCGCTCGAAACCTACTGGGCTGACAAGTCGCTCGGCATGCGCGGCCGCGAGGCGCACTACGCCACGCTCGAATCGGCGCGGCACGTCGCCGGGAAATTCCTCGGCCTGAGCCCCGGCGAAGTCGGCTTCTGCTCCTCCTCCTCCGAGGCCTACAATCTCCTCGCCACCGCGCTCGACTTGAAGTCCGGCGACGAAGTGGTGGTGAGCGACCTCGACTTCCCGTCGGGCGCGACACCGTGGCTCGCGTCGTCGAGCGGATGCAAGACCCGCCTGTGGCGGTCGCGCGAGGGCGCCCTGCTCGCGGACGACCTCGTGTCGCTGCTCAACGAGCGAACGCGGCTGGTGCAGGTGTCGCTCGTGAGTTTCTACAACGGCTTCCGGCTTGAGTGGGAGCCCTTCCACGGGGCCGTGCGCAGCCTCGCGCCGAACGCCGTGCTCTCCGTCGATCTCACCCAGGCGCTCGGGCGCATCGTGCTCGATTGTCCCGGCGCGGACATCGCCATCGCGAGCAGCTACAAGTGGACGCTCGGCATCCACGGCGGCTGCATCATCGGCGTGCCGCAGGACCGCGCGGGCCGGCTCACCACGCGCGCAGGCGGCTGGTATCACCTCGCGAACGCGTTCGACACGGACCGCTTCGAGCGCGCGGTGCCCAAGCCCGGCGCGGCGAGCTTCATGGTCGGGATGCCGTCCTTCCCGGCCGTTTACGCGCTGAATGCCTCGCTCCACTACCTCGATTCGATCGGCGTCGTCAACGTGGCGCATCACGCCGACCCGCTCGTGCAGCACATGCACAACGGCCTGCGCGAGCTCCGCCTCAAGCCGATGGCGCCGCACAACCCGGCCGCGTCGTCCGGCATCGTCGCCTTCCGCCACCCGCATACGGCCGAAATGCACAAGGCCCTCGAGGCCGCGGACATCCACGTGATGCACCAGGCCGGCCGCATGCGCATCGCGCTGCACGGCTACAACACCCACGGGGACGTGCGGCGCTGCCTCGACGTCCTCGCGCGCGAATTGGACAAGTCGCCCTGA
- a CDS encoding DUF4976 domain-containing protein has product MNSHPVSRRLAALFLLLAPAFTPSLNAAPAPPLNFIFILIDDFGWTDLGCYGSKFYQTPNLDRLAAEGMRFTDAYSACPVCSPTRAAIMTGKYPARLQITDWLPGRSDRPTQKLLRPVIKQQLPLSETSLAYALKPPGYTSASIGKWHLGGAGFSPRAHGFDVNIAGDHTGTPMSYFAPFRNNTGQMPGLGTAPEGEYLTDRLTAEAEKFITANTNRPFFLYLPHFTVHIPLRAKEALVAKHAARTPPVGSTHTNAIYAAMIESMDDSVGRILKKLDDLKLADRTVIFFTADNGGLAVKEGPNTPSTSNAPLREGKGYLYEGGIRVPLIVRWPGVVKPGAVNATPVSSIDYFPTLLELAGGKADASRPVDGTSLVPVLKGGELKPRPLFWHYPHYANQGGRPGGVVREGDYKLIEFYEEGRWELYNLKDDLSEQTNLATKEPAKAAQLGRKLDDWRVAVKAQMMLPNPNFSAAAESAPKKEATLVRQDADGTVLLHSRDATVHGATLRYEPQTNKITLGFWTKKEDWASWDFQIVKAGRFEVEILQGCGKGSGGAEVDFLVANQKLKHTVVDTGHFQNFQPYKLGTVEITVPGRYELAVKPQTKPGVAVMDLRQVTLKPAK; this is encoded by the coding sequence ATGAATTCCCATCCCGTGAGCCGCCGACTCGCCGCGCTCTTCCTCCTCCTCGCGCCCGCCTTCACGCCGTCCCTCAATGCCGCGCCCGCGCCGCCGCTCAACTTCATCTTCATCCTCATCGACGACTTCGGGTGGACGGACCTCGGCTGCTACGGCAGCAAGTTTTATCAGACGCCGAACCTCGACCGGCTCGCGGCCGAGGGCATGCGTTTCACCGACGCGTATTCCGCGTGCCCGGTGTGCTCGCCGACGCGCGCGGCGATCATGACCGGCAAGTATCCCGCGCGCCTGCAGATCACCGACTGGCTGCCCGGCCGCTCCGACCGCCCGACGCAGAAGTTGCTGCGCCCCGTCATCAAGCAGCAGTTGCCCCTCAGCGAGACGAGCCTCGCCTATGCCCTCAAGCCGCCCGGCTACACAAGCGCGAGCATCGGCAAGTGGCATCTCGGCGGCGCGGGCTTTTCGCCGCGGGCGCACGGCTTCGACGTGAACATCGCGGGCGACCACACCGGCACGCCGATGAGCTACTTCGCGCCGTTTCGGAACAACACCGGCCAGATGCCCGGCCTCGGCACCGCGCCCGAGGGCGAGTATCTCACCGACCGCCTCACGGCCGAGGCGGAGAAGTTCATCACCGCGAACACCAACCGGCCGTTCTTCCTCTACCTGCCGCACTTCACGGTGCACATCCCGCTGCGCGCGAAGGAGGCGCTCGTTGCGAAGCACGCCGCGCGCACGCCGCCCGTGGGCTCCACGCACACCAACGCCATCTACGCCGCGATGATCGAGAGCATGGACGACAGCGTCGGCCGCATCCTCAAGAAACTCGACGACCTCAAGCTCGCCGACCGCACGGTGATCTTCTTCACCGCGGACAACGGCGGGCTCGCGGTGAAGGAAGGGCCGAACACGCCGAGCACCTCAAACGCCCCACTGCGCGAGGGCAAGGGCTACCTCTACGAAGGCGGCATCCGCGTGCCCCTCATCGTCCGCTGGCCCGGCGTGGTGAAGCCCGGCGCCGTGAACGCCACGCCCGTGAGCAGCATTGATTACTTCCCAACCTTGCTCGAACTCGCGGGCGGCAAGGCCGACGCGTCGCGTCCGGTGGACGGCACATCACTCGTCCCCGTGCTGAAAGGCGGCGAACTCAAGCCGCGCCCGCTCTTCTGGCACTATCCGCACTACGCGAACCAGGGCGGCAGACCCGGCGGCGTGGTGCGCGAGGGCGATTACAAGCTCATCGAATTCTATGAAGAGGGCCGCTGGGAACTCTACAACTTGAAAGACGACCTCTCCGAGCAAACCAACCTCGCCACCAAGGAACCCGCGAAGGCCGCGCAGCTCGGCCGCAAGCTCGACGACTGGCGCGTCGCCGTGAAAGCCCAGATGATGCTCCCCAACCCGAACTTCTCCGCCGCGGCCGAGTCCGCCCCAAAGAAGGAAGCCACGCTCGTGCGGCAGGATGCGGACGGCACGGTGCTGCTTCACTCGCGCGACGCCACCGTCCACGGCGCAACGCTGCGCTACGAGCCGCAGACGAACAAAATCACGCTCGGCTTCTGGACCAAGAAGGAAGACTGGGCGAGCTGGGACTTCCAAATCGTGAAAGCCGGGCGGTTCGAGGTGGAAATCCTGCAAGGCTGCGGCAAAGGAAGCGGCGGCGCGGAGGTGGACTTCCTCGTCGCGAACCAAAAGCTCAAGCACACGGTGGTGGACACGGGGCACTTCCAGAACTTCCAGCCCTACAAGCTCGGCACCGTGGAGATCACGGTGCCCGGCCGCTACGAACTCGCCGTCAAGCCGCAGACCAAGCCCGGCGTGGCGGTGATGGATTTGCGGCAGGTCACGCTCAAGCCCGCGAAGTGA